The Nitrospira sp. genome window below encodes:
- a CDS encoding Hsp20/alpha crystallin family protein, with the protein MSGLTRWEPTTRWNPFKELEEMEKRLSSFFGRTPVSTGDKKEAITVAEWSPLVDILEDEKEYVIKAEVPEMTKEEIKINVHDDVLAISGERKYEKEEKGKKYHRVERAYGSFMRSFVLPEDADGSKVNAEYKDGVLKVHLPKSEKAKPKAIEVKVA; encoded by the coding sequence ATGAGCGGATTGACAAGATGGGAACCGACGACTCGATGGAACCCGTTCAAGGAACTCGAAGAGATGGAGAAACGACTCTCAAGCTTCTTCGGTCGTACACCGGTTTCTACCGGGGACAAGAAGGAAGCCATCACTGTCGCGGAGTGGTCGCCGCTGGTGGATATCTTGGAAGACGAGAAGGAGTATGTCATCAAAGCGGAAGTGCCCGAAATGACGAAAGAAGAGATCAAGATCAACGTCCATGACGATGTCCTTGCCATCAGCGGCGAACGGAAATACGAGAAGGAAGAAAAGGGCAAGAAGTATCATCGCGTGGAACGGGCGTACGGCAGCTTTATGCGGAGCTTTGTCCTTCCCGAAGACGCCGATGGGTCCAAGGTCAATGCCGAATACAAAGATGGCGTGTTGAAAGTCCATCTTCCAAAGTCGGAGAAGGCCAAGCCCAAAGCGATCGAAGTGAAAGTTGCCTGA
- a CDS encoding PAS domain S-box protein translates to MTSKTIKKASLTKRKSPRRARTTGTTSRSGLVPPSVEELFAKAFRLSPHPIGIIEMETGRCLGVNDACLEIFGFQRHEVIGKTTLMLGIWPDPQERVRLIDRLRAEGKVRNLEVSMRVRDGALRRFIISTDWITLRGNRCLLTIDNDITERKQAEEALHQKQLELQQSQAQLQDLASKLLTAQDSERQRIARDLHDDFSQRLVALTLDLAALDRQPSLSPESLGKALEPVREELAQLSDDLRRLAHRLHPSLLKHAGLRAALEEHIQQAMKRTELRITLKVGNVPESLPLDSATCLFRVCQESLQNVVKHANATEVLVKLSGSSKGIGLSVTDNGRGFDLHVSAVMQ, encoded by the coding sequence ATGACGTCGAAAACGATCAAGAAGGCATCATTAACCAAGAGAAAGTCACCCAGGCGCGCGCGAACGACCGGCACAACCTCGCGGTCTGGTCTCGTACCGCCGTCTGTAGAAGAGCTGTTTGCCAAGGCCTTCCGTTTGAGTCCGCACCCGATCGGGATTATCGAGATGGAAACGGGGCGCTGTCTCGGAGTCAACGACGCCTGTCTAGAGATCTTTGGGTTTCAACGGCACGAGGTCATCGGGAAAACGACGCTGATGTTGGGGATTTGGCCTGATCCTCAAGAGCGGGTCCGGCTCATCGATCGGTTGAGGGCTGAAGGAAAAGTCCGAAATCTCGAAGTGTCCATGCGAGTGAGAGATGGAGCACTGCGCCGATTTATTATTTCAACTGACTGGATCACGCTCAGGGGAAACCGGTGCCTATTGACGATCGACAACGATATCACCGAGCGCAAGCAGGCGGAAGAGGCACTCCATCAGAAGCAACTTGAGTTACAGCAGTCACAAGCACAACTCCAAGACCTAGCGTCAAAGCTCCTCACGGCACAGGATAGTGAGCGTCAGCGGATCGCGCGCGACCTGCACGATGATTTCAGCCAGCGGCTGGTCGCCCTGACGCTCGATCTAGCGGCACTCGATCGCCAGCCCTCGCTCTCGCCAGAGTCGCTCGGCAAAGCCCTGGAGCCGGTGCGCGAAGAACTGGCTCAGCTCTCCGATGACCTGCGCCGGTTAGCCCATCGTCTGCACCCGTCCTTGTTGAAACATGCAGGACTCCGGGCGGCACTTGAAGAACATATTCAGCAGGCCATGAAACGAACGGAGCTGCGCATTACGCTGAAAGTCGGCAACGTGCCCGAGTCGCTCCCGCTCGACAGCGCGACCTGCCTGTTCCGGGTGTGTCAGGAAAGTCTTCAGAATGTGGTGAAGCATGCGAATGCAACGGAAGTCCTCGTCAAATTGAGCGGCTCGTCGAAGGGGATCGGCCTCTCGGTGACGGACAATGGAAGGGGCTTCGATCTCCATGTGTCAGCGGTCATGCAATAA
- a CDS encoding phosphoribosyltransferase, whose product MAFRNREEAGRRLVERLIRYRDEPAAIILALPSGGVAVGYQLSVGLHLPLDVFIARKLGAPDNPEYALGAVAETGTVFLNPEAMAAFHLSRPDIQTSIQVQQQEIVRREHLYRQGRRLPTLTDRIVILVDDGIATGSTFFASVQSIRHLKPGRLIGAIPVGPVETIREARTQVDELVVLVTPDPFLAVGTHYIDFAQVSDHDVVEYLNLAEEGMRERSRSSV is encoded by the coding sequence ATGGCATTTAGGAATCGCGAAGAAGCGGGTCGGCGGCTCGTCGAACGATTGATTCGGTATCGTGACGAGCCGGCAGCCATTATCTTAGCGCTTCCAAGCGGCGGTGTGGCAGTCGGGTATCAACTGAGCGTAGGACTGCATCTTCCGTTGGACGTCTTTATCGCTCGAAAGCTGGGAGCACCTGATAATCCCGAGTATGCATTAGGGGCGGTGGCAGAGACAGGGACTGTGTTCTTGAATCCCGAGGCGATGGCCGCGTTTCACCTCTCACGACCTGACATCCAGACGTCTATTCAGGTGCAGCAGCAGGAGATCGTTCGGCGGGAGCACCTCTATCGACAAGGCCGGCGATTACCCACGCTCACCGACCGTATCGTGATTCTCGTGGATGATGGAATCGCGACCGGGTCCACGTTCTTTGCGTCCGTTCAATCCATCAGACATCTCAAACCAGGCCGCCTGATTGGAGCCATTCCGGTTGGTCCGGTAGAGACCATCCGAGAGGCCCGCACGCAAGTGGATGAGTTAGTCGTCCTTGTCACACCGGACCCGTTTTTGGCTGTGGGTACCCACTATATCGACTTTGCTCAGGTCAGCGATCACGATGTGGTGGAGTACTTGAACTTGGCAGAGGAAGGGATGCGCGAGAGGTCGCGGTCCTCCGTATAG
- a CDS encoding universal stress protein, with product MRVVIGVDWSDQAFAAVTQTFQLYHPTDVTIVHGVDLGILKHPFVAQASNVQGYDDFRNAMVDSGRQLLERAAAMVPAEVTPIRKVNEIGSPAQLILDSADNLSADLIVVGVRGRSRLSEVVLGSVSHRVLLHGSRPVLIVRGAARKVQRVLVAIEDRDDADRIAKWLTQHPFADPTELCVLHALTPIGVNDPYDALGTGTWWEGAERYAEELVNSTAAKLFNPRYTVSTKVATGNPASVIEQEAKGRDLVVVTSHGRKGISRFLLGSVSHAVVHHVTCPVLVLR from the coding sequence ATGAGAGTCGTCATCGGCGTCGATTGGTCGGATCAGGCGTTCGCTGCAGTCACCCAGACGTTTCAACTCTATCATCCGACCGACGTCACAATAGTCCATGGCGTCGATTTGGGGATTTTGAAGCATCCGTTCGTGGCCCAAGCGAGCAACGTGCAAGGGTACGACGATTTCCGCAATGCGATGGTCGATTCGGGACGCCAACTACTGGAACGCGCCGCAGCTATGGTACCGGCCGAGGTGACGCCGATCAGGAAGGTGAACGAAATCGGCAGTCCCGCTCAGCTCATCCTCGACAGCGCCGACAACCTCTCAGCCGACTTGATTGTCGTAGGCGTGCGTGGACGAAGTCGTCTTTCCGAGGTTGTGCTTGGAAGCGTGTCTCATCGTGTGCTTCTCCATGGCTCCAGACCTGTCCTGATCGTGCGAGGAGCTGCTCGCAAGGTTCAGCGGGTGCTCGTCGCGATCGAGGACCGAGACGACGCCGACCGAATCGCGAAATGGCTTACACAACATCCCTTTGCCGATCCCACGGAGCTCTGTGTGCTTCATGCCCTCACTCCGATCGGAGTAAACGATCCATATGACGCGCTGGGAACCGGAACATGGTGGGAGGGCGCGGAGCGCTATGCGGAGGAACTCGTCAATTCGACCGCCGCCAAACTCTTCAACCCTCGCTATACGGTGAGCACGAAGGTCGCCACGGGTAATCCGGCATCGGTGATTGAACAGGAGGCGAAGGGTAGGGATTTGGTGGTCGTGACCTCCCATGGGCGCAAGGGGATTTCTCGTTTCCTCTTGGGGAGTGTGTCCCATGCCGTCGTGCATCACGTGACTTGTCCGGTCCTCGTCTTGAGATGA